A section of the Chryseobacterium scophthalmum genome encodes:
- a CDS encoding SusC/RagA family TonB-linked outer membrane protein — MKRIYMVPTVLMSCVSLTFAQKKESDTLKDDSRLTDIEEVVMIGYGSQKKSDVTGAVGSVKAEDFNKGMVANVGQLLQGKVAGVNVANVSGEPGANQNIIIRGVGSLRSGTTPLYVIDGFVIDNTNTGVANNPMNFINPDDIASVDVLKDASAAAIYGARGANGVIVITTKKSKKGRTQMNLSSNLTISNLANKMNVFSADEFRTQVTAMGGKLDDMGGNTDWQDELTRTAISNNVNFSAAGATDNSNYYAALGYENQEGILYNSNLRRYSGRVNVSQKTFDGRVNIDFNLNGSRTENNRPNATSTVSNMLTWNPTYPAYTDGSPTTVFNNGAFNPLIRQQIYKDFTNNNRILANISPSVEIIKGLTYKLNFGVDYSTADRIIQNIPHAVPLEIGSLDLNYFSNNNTLVENTLTYKFKINRHDFNVLAGHSYQKFMMIERGWDYSVFPNNGIELQYQIGAANKNNTTSTSSATKNELQSWFGRANYGYQDKYLLTATLRADGSSKFGRNNRYGIFPSFAAGWNISKENFLSDVSLVSNLKLRASWGKTGNQEMPNKITKRSYKSASDGGGQATYPMDGSGNYPVGFYLVRADNPGIQWEVTTQTNIGVDFGFMNNRLTGTFDFFNKVSDNILLDINPVDPISAEEKMWKNIPNMTINNTGYEISLNYNSNPNKAFTYSIGGNASFIKNEVKDSPYRVLSTGEAQGPGTTNAVINGYINNQPIGTFYVREFLGLNENGTNIFRDVDGDGIITDNDRVAAGSALPDFTYNLYLKAAYKNFDLGLNFNGVAGNMIYNNTASTLFTRGRLGLSQNTTDAATQFPNESANNTNVISTRYLEKGDFFRLNNATLGYNLNPKVLGIGEHIRNIRFTVTAQNLFVITKYSGFDPEINTGVSQGGIQSFGIDYATYPKARSFAFGVNVAF, encoded by the coding sequence ATGAAACGTATTTACATGGTGCCAACTGTTTTGATGAGTTGTGTCAGCTTAACATTTGCGCAAAAAAAAGAATCCGATACACTCAAGGATGACAGCAGATTGACAGACATTGAAGAAGTCGTGATGATTGGTTACGGTTCTCAAAAAAAATCTGATGTAACCGGAGCAGTAGGATCTGTAAAAGCTGAGGATTTCAACAAAGGGATGGTTGCCAATGTTGGTCAATTGCTTCAGGGGAAAGTTGCCGGAGTAAACGTTGCCAATGTAAGTGGAGAGCCTGGAGCCAATCAAAATATCATTATCAGAGGGGTTGGAAGTTTACGTTCAGGAACTACTCCACTTTATGTAATTGATGGTTTTGTAATCGATAACACTAATACCGGAGTTGCCAATAACCCGATGAACTTCATCAATCCTGATGATATTGCATCGGTGGATGTTTTGAAGGATGCTTCTGCAGCAGCCATCTATGGAGCGAGAGGTGCAAACGGGGTAATTGTAATTACTACTAAAAAAAGTAAAAAGGGAAGAACCCAAATGAATCTTTCTTCTAATCTCACTATTTCCAATCTTGCCAATAAAATGAACGTTTTCAGCGCTGATGAATTCAGAACGCAAGTGACTGCAATGGGCGGAAAACTAGACGACATGGGCGGAAATACTGATTGGCAGGATGAATTGACGAGAACAGCAATTTCAAATAATGTAAATTTTTCAGCAGCAGGTGCAACAGATAATTCAAATTATTATGCTGCTTTAGGTTATGAAAATCAGGAAGGTATTTTGTACAACAGTAATCTGAGAAGATATTCAGGACGTGTAAATGTTTCACAAAAAACTTTTGACGGAAGAGTAAATATTGATTTTAACCTAAACGGATCAAGAACTGAAAACAATAGACCGAACGCGACGAGTACAGTTTCTAATATGTTAACATGGAACCCTACTTATCCTGCATATACAGATGGTTCACCTACTACAGTTTTTAATAATGGAGCTTTCAACCCACTTATTCGTCAGCAGATTTACAAAGATTTCACCAACAACAATAGAATTTTAGCTAATATTTCGCCTTCAGTAGAAATCATTAAAGGTTTAACATATAAATTAAATTTTGGTGTTGACTATTCTACAGCTGACAGAATTATTCAAAATATTCCGCACGCAGTTCCTTTGGAAATAGGATCTTTAGATTTAAACTATTTCTCAAACAATAATACACTTGTAGAAAATACTTTGACATATAAATTCAAGATCAACCGTCATGATTTTAATGTATTGGCAGGACATTCTTACCAAAAATTCATGATGATTGAAAGAGGTTGGGATTATTCGGTATTCCCAAATAACGGAATTGAGCTTCAATATCAAATTGGAGCAGCTAATAAAAACAATACTACTTCAACATCAAGTGCTACAAAAAATGAGCTTCAGTCTTGGTTTGGTAGGGCAAATTATGGTTACCAAGATAAATACTTATTAACAGCTACCTTAAGAGCAGACGGATCGTCAAAATTTGGTAGAAACAACCGTTACGGAATCTTCCCATCTTTTGCAGCAGGCTGGAATATCAGCAAAGAAAATTTTCTTTCCGATGTCAGTTTGGTAAGCAACTTAAAACTGAGAGCAAGTTGGGGGAAAACCGGAAATCAGGAAATGCCTAATAAAATTACGAAGAGAAGTTATAAATCAGCTTCAGATGGTGGTGGACAGGCAACTTACCCAATGGACGGAAGCGGAAATTATCCTGTAGGATTTTATCTGGTAAGAGCTGACAATCCCGGAATTCAATGGGAAGTAACAACACAAACCAACATCGGGGTAGATTTCGGATTTATGAATAACAGATTGACTGGTACATTTGATTTCTTTAATAAGGTTTCAGATAATATTTTACTAGACATTAACCCTGTTGACCCAATCAGTGCTGAAGAAAAAATGTGGAAAAACATTCCAAATATGACTATTAATAACACTGGTTATGAAATATCTTTAAACTATAACAGCAATCCAAATAAAGCTTTCACTTATAGCATTGGCGGAAATGCCTCTTTCATTAAAAATGAAGTAAAAGATTCACCTTACAGAGTTCTTTCTACCGGAGAAGCACAAGGTCCCGGAACAACCAATGCCGTTATCAATGGATACATTAATAACCAACCAATTGGGACATTCTATGTAAGAGAATTTTTAGGTTTAAACGAAAACGGAACCAATATTTTCCGAGATGTAGATGGCGACGGAATTATCACTGATAATGACAGAGTTGCCGCAGGAAGTGCATTACCAGACTTCACATACAATCTTTATCTGAAGGCAGCTTACAAAAACTTTGATCTTGGACTAAATTTCAACGGAGTTGCAGGAAATATGATCTACAACAACACTGCTTCAACTTTATTTACAAGAGGAAGATTAGGATTATCACAGAATACCACTGATGCAGCGACACAATTTCCGAATGAAAGCGCTAACAATACCAATGTGATCTCGACGAGATATCTAGAAAAAGGTGATTTCTTCAGATTAAACAATGCTACTTTGGGGTATAACCTGAATCCTAAAGTTTTAGGAATCGGAGAACACATCAGAAACATAAGATTTACAGTAACCGCTCAGAATTTATTCGTTATTACCAAATATTCAGGTTTCGACCCGGAAATCAACACCGGAGTTTCTCAAGGGGGAATTCAGTCTTTCGGAATTGATTATGCAACATATCCAAAGGCAAGAAGCTTTGCATTTGGTGTAAACGTAGCATTTTAA
- a CDS encoding RagB/SusD family nutrient uptake outer membrane protein, with amino-acid sequence MKNKFLISILSLSAFVNIGCSDLAEQVIDESLDVQTNNVVIEVMAPAYGPLPDAFTHTKNYGLQLISTDQGILPPRGSGNDWYDGGKYIELHQHNTTTANVVVKDTWNAFKLMLSRTVVAIERLQPLAATNPEAAKGLAEMRALRAYYNMLMLDYWGLAFKKDSTSEDSQILKRQEAFSYIESEFLAVVNDLDNAKGPGRMSQASVNGFLAQLYLNAGVYKNPYGTASFATTDMDKVIEYTNKVINSGLFSLSPEYFAIFDDNNHSNKELIFAIDQRQDLTTSHNRLGYWSLSGSQYPLAAFPKANGTDGPAITSDFYNTWVQTYGSTDPAQADARFYKENFTVPQNLQNLTGVTPANDANHYFLVNGATYEINRGIQRGIQWGLRNASNGQPFQTVNGQYKIYPIIEQRNGFVNYVNHTLEIDLENPNNKDYTDGYRVSKYQFSRTSDTGRNRGNADIVLLRLADIYLMRAEAQLRKGNAGAALADVNLVRASRTARPSVTPPALTSINLDLLYRERGFEFYWEYSRRTDMIRFGHYEDIYTSKTNTDPRKRLFPIPQSAIDGASSVPGYLVQNEGY; translated from the coding sequence ATGAAAAATAAATTTCTAATAAGTATTTTAAGCCTAAGTGCTTTTGTCAATATTGGATGCAGCGATCTTGCTGAGCAGGTAATCGACGAATCTCTGGATGTACAGACCAATAATGTCGTGATAGAAGTAATGGCTCCCGCTTACGGACCGCTTCCTGATGCATTTACTCATACAAAAAATTATGGTCTTCAGTTAATTAGTACCGATCAGGGAATTCTTCCTCCGAGAGGAAGTGGAAACGACTGGTACGACGGTGGAAAATACATCGAACTTCATCAGCATAATACCACTACCGCAAACGTTGTCGTAAAAGATACTTGGAATGCTTTTAAACTAATGCTTTCAAGAACGGTTGTTGCCATCGAAAGATTGCAGCCACTTGCTGCAACAAATCCGGAAGCAGCGAAAGGACTTGCCGAAATGAGAGCTTTACGAGCATACTACAATATGCTGATGCTGGATTATTGGGGATTGGCATTTAAAAAAGATTCAACTTCTGAAGATTCACAGATTTTAAAAAGGCAAGAAGCTTTTTCTTATATCGAAAGCGAATTCCTTGCTGTGGTAAATGATCTTGACAATGCAAAAGGTCCTGGAAGAATGTCACAAGCTTCTGTGAATGGATTTTTAGCACAACTTTATCTGAATGCAGGAGTTTACAAAAACCCTTACGGAACTGCCTCTTTTGCAACAACAGATATGGATAAAGTGATTGAATACACCAATAAAGTAATCAACTCAGGATTATTTTCATTATCACCTGAATATTTTGCAATCTTTGATGATAATAATCATTCTAATAAAGAGCTTATTTTTGCTATTGATCAACGTCAGGATCTTACAACATCTCATAACAGACTTGGTTACTGGTCTTTATCAGGAAGTCAATATCCTTTGGCAGCTTTCCCAAAAGCAAACGGAACAGACGGGCCTGCAATTACATCTGATTTTTACAACACTTGGGTTCAAACCTATGGAAGTACAGATCCTGCACAGGCAGATGCAAGATTTTACAAGGAAAACTTTACCGTTCCTCAAAATTTACAGAATTTAACGGGAGTTACTCCGGCAAATGATGCAAACCATTACTTCCTTGTGAATGGTGCAACTTACGAAATCAACAGAGGAATTCAGAGAGGAATTCAATGGGGATTGAGAAATGCATCCAATGGACAACCTTTCCAAACGGTAAACGGACAGTATAAGATTTACCCGATCATCGAGCAGAGAAATGGTTTTGTAAATTATGTTAATCACACTTTGGAAATCGACCTTGAAAATCCGAACAATAAAGATTACACGGACGGATACAGAGTTTCAAAATATCAATTCAGCAGAACTTCAGATACGGGAAGAAACAGAGGAAATGCCGATATTGTACTTCTACGTTTAGCTGATATTTACTTAATGAGAGCAGAAGCCCAGCTTAGAAAAGGAAATGCAGGAGCAGCTTTGGCAGATGTAAATTTGGTAAGAGCTTCAAGAACAGCCAGACCTTCAGTAACTCCACCGGCTTTAACTTCAATCAATCTTGATTTGCTTTATCGCGAAAGAGGTTTTGAATTTTACTGGGAATATTCGAGAAGAACGGACATGATCAGATTTGGTCATTATGAAGACATCTACACTTCAAAAACCAATACAGATCCTAGAAAAAGACTGTTCCCAATCCCTCAATCGGCTATTGACGGAGCATCTAGTGTACCTGGATATTTGGTACAAAACGAAGGTTACTAA
- a CDS encoding PQQ-dependent sugar dehydrogenase: MKFKVHYMLIASAMFLANCSDDIEQQPIEEPGNEAIYPPVETNPANTTYSPAFAGQTRINGVRTQTPYSSTVLSSSLSAPWGITALPDGRLLITQKGGTMRIATNTGALSNPITGIPTVNSNGQGGLLGLCIDPQFSTNRMIYWVFSENVGGGTQTSVAKGKLSASETSIENAVVIYRANPSSSAGNLHYGGRILFDSTGNLMVSVGERSDLSTRPLAQSVTAAIGKILRITKDGAPAPGNPTFTQAGALPELYSIGHRNPQGIAIHPTTGELWQSEHGPRGGDEINRVLPAKNYGWPTITYGIEYSGAVIGSGIQQQSGMEQPVYYWDPVISPSGMTFYKGNNIPEWQNNLFIGSLSGTHIVRLVIKDNKVAGEERLLVNEGQRFRDITQGSDNALYAVTDAGRLYKIQKQ; encoded by the coding sequence ATGAAATTTAAAGTACATTACATGCTGATTGCATCGGCGATGTTTTTGGCAAACTGTTCAGACGATATCGAACAACAGCCTATTGAAGAACCGGGAAATGAGGCGATTTATCCACCTGTAGAAACCAATCCTGCAAATACAACCTATTCTCCTGCTTTTGCCGGACAAACAAGAATAAATGGTGTGAGAACACAAACGCCTTACAGCAGTACCGTTTTAAGTTCATCATTATCTGCTCCGTGGGGAATTACAGCTTTGCCAGACGGAAGACTGTTAATCACTCAAAAGGGTGGAACGATGAGAATTGCCACCAACACAGGAGCTTTAAGCAACCCAATAACGGGAATTCCTACAGTCAATTCTAACGGACAAGGAGGTTTGTTAGGACTTTGTATTGATCCCCAATTCTCTACAAACAGAATGATCTACTGGGTTTTCTCCGAAAATGTTGGAGGAGGAACGCAGACTTCAGTTGCAAAGGGAAAACTTTCAGCTTCCGAGACATCGATTGAAAACGCTGTAGTTATTTACAGAGCAAACCCGTCTTCTTCTGCAGGAAATCTACATTATGGAGGGAGAATTTTATTTGATTCCACCGGAAATCTTATGGTAAGTGTAGGAGAACGTTCTGATCTTTCCACAAGACCTTTGGCGCAGTCGGTTACGGCGGCTATCGGGAAAATTTTAAGAATAACAAAAGATGGCGCTCCGGCTCCGGGAAATCCTACTTTTACTCAGGCTGGAGCTTTGCCGGAATTGTACAGTATCGGTCATAGAAATCCACAGGGTATTGCTATTCATCCTACCACAGGAGAATTATGGCAAAGCGAGCACGGACCTCGTGGAGGAGACGAAATTAATCGAGTATTACCAGCAAAAAATTACGGTTGGCCAACCATTACTTACGGAATTGAATACAGCGGTGCAGTGATTGGCAGCGGAATTCAGCAGCAAAGCGGAATGGAACAACCGGTTTATTATTGGGATCCTGTGATTTCACCAAGTGGAATGACATTTTACAAAGGAAACAATATTCCTGAATGGCAAAATAACCTGTTTATAGGTTCGTTAAGCGGAACTCATATCGTAAGACTCGTTATTAAAGATAATAAAGTTGCAGGTGAAGAACGTTTGTTGGTCAATGAAGGACAACGCTTCAGAGATATTACGCAGGGAAGCGATAATGCTTTATATGCGGTAACCGATGCAGGAAGACTCTATAAAATTCAAAAACAATAG
- the map gene encoding type I methionyl aminopeptidase — MSITNEQELIGMQKVSEAVAFTLKEMMNYAQVGMTTKDLDEYGAKILSDFGAKSAPHLTYGFPGWTCISIDNEFCHGIPSSERVLKEGDLINIDVSAELNGYWADNGGSFVIGKDINQHQKLVDASKEILEKTINNIKGGVKIADIGFLMETEAKKRGFKVIRNLGGHGVGRSLHEEPDELMNYKNRYDSRRFKKNSVVAIETFISTDSSIAVELNDGWTMVGNKGGYMAQHEHTILITDGKPIILTQMNEILN, encoded by the coding sequence ATGTCTATAACAAACGAACAGGAATTAATCGGAATGCAGAAAGTAAGTGAAGCTGTGGCTTTTACTTTGAAAGAAATGATGAATTATGCACAAGTTGGAATGACAACAAAAGATCTTGATGAGTATGGAGCTAAAATTCTTTCGGATTTTGGTGCGAAGTCTGCTCCTCATCTTACGTATGGATTTCCGGGTTGGACGTGTATAAGTATTGACAACGAGTTTTGTCATGGAATTCCTAGCTCTGAAAGAGTTTTGAAAGAAGGAGATTTAATTAATATTGATGTTTCTGCAGAGCTCAATGGATATTGGGCAGATAACGGAGGTTCTTTTGTGATTGGAAAAGATATCAATCAGCATCAGAAATTAGTCGATGCGTCCAAGGAAATTTTAGAAAAAACAATTAACAATATAAAAGGCGGTGTAAAAATCGCAGATATTGGTTTTTTAATGGAAACTGAAGCCAAAAAAAGAGGATTTAAAGTCATTAGAAATCTTGGCGGGCACGGTGTAGGAAGAAGTCTCCACGAAGAACCTGATGAATTGATGAATTACAAAAACCGTTATGATTCAAGAAGGTTTAAGAAAAATTCTGTTGTGGCGATTGAAACATTTATTTCGACCGATTCATCAATTGCGGTAGAACTGAATGATGGTTGGACGATGGTGGGAAACAAAGGTGGATACATGGCACAACATGAGCATACCATTTTGATTACCGACGGAAAACCTATTATTTTAACACAGATGAATGAGATTTTAAATTAA
- a CDS encoding T9SS type A sorting domain-containing protein has product MKNNQHKKRSISSHFYKINRFVYIAIFINCLSFAQDKKASEIYYTPNGMFDNVIDNHGNAFKLSEIEIAKSQSTETGKTILNSQSFASGIFELYFENESGMETVGNSVHDQRRAIILQAFLDISNFINTPLKNAGNTNKVKIWIRSPVGVGLQVNIGSTSSAYYSFPTLSSGINNQGIDIGGILDNEIWKTIHTGVDSYANTVLPIVNTNIADGFYHGWACFNFSGTVNWNLDYNKYNSATAYPIHYIDLYSTVIHEITHILGFNSLINYYGNSAFYNNPGNYYTRYDKNLKTSSDAPLIINSPLTGGQMYGFNYNSAVSGPVLYPSCTVFPPEFNGNSGTFNCSTSLKYVGNVTVPVYTPSCFEKGSLSHFEDACYNGNSNDQYFMMSDKASSLFAKRTLTSEERQVLCDIGYSVGGTFGNTSNFTFKDYGAATCAGVTIGGVNDGFLNGVYAYQGNTGTNIIVDGILNNDYTSGLSSNLSFEFVQDVYDPDAIISGITPTSFTFKSYVPGVHVLRYVPFDNITGHRGNITYIYVNVFNNCLNFTQSDLVKNGNFEEHNYAPSYTSQIYKSCGWQCTSYFPSPDYFNSDSTYPYVSIPSNIFGTQADKIPGNHAYAGMYISRNRPNLLQNVYSESLKTELTGSLQPNTKYQLSFDVSIADNHQFNAIKFQAFITDTNLELTTGGIIPNANITSDKVFLTNPNFSGTSSLTEWETITFTFTTGNNPNLKYLYIGGLNNVQFQNNNGPDVYYFIDNVSLVPFSQLGLSESNFENDDVEIFPNPTNSIVNIKNSKSSIKSIELYDTAGRILKAEKVNKKEIQIDISNYQIGTYLIKIITSNGDVVKKIIKY; this is encoded by the coding sequence ATGAAAAATAATCAACACAAAAAAAGATCAATTTCTTCTCATTTTTACAAAATAAATAGGTTTGTTTATATAGCAATATTTATAAATTGTTTAAGCTTTGCACAAGATAAAAAAGCTTCTGAAATTTACTATACTCCAAACGGAATGTTTGATAATGTTATTGATAATCATGGGAATGCATTTAAATTGTCTGAAATAGAAATTGCAAAATCTCAATCTACTGAAACTGGGAAAACAATATTAAATAGCCAATCTTTCGCATCAGGTATTTTTGAACTTTATTTTGAAAATGAAAGTGGAATGGAAACTGTTGGTAATAGTGTTCATGACCAAAGAAGGGCTATAATACTACAAGCATTTCTGGATATTTCTAATTTTATCAATACACCTTTAAAAAACGCAGGAAATACGAATAAAGTGAAAATTTGGATTAGAAGTCCAGTAGGAGTAGGTTTACAGGTAAATATCGGAAGTACTTCAAGTGCATATTATAGTTTCCCGACCTTATCTTCGGGAATTAATAATCAAGGAATTGATATTGGTGGAATTTTAGATAATGAAATATGGAAGACAATACATACCGGAGTTGATTCTTATGCTAATACAGTTCTTCCTATTGTTAACACAAATATTGCAGATGGTTTCTATCATGGATGGGCATGTTTCAATTTTTCTGGAACAGTAAATTGGAATTTAGATTACAATAAATATAATTCTGCAACTGCATATCCAATACATTATATTGATTTATATTCAACTGTAATTCATGAAATTACGCATATTTTAGGGTTTAATAGTTTAATTAATTATTATGGAAATAGCGCTTTTTATAATAATCCGGGCAATTATTATACGAGATATGATAAAAATTTAAAAACAAGCTCTGATGCACCGTTAATAATAAACTCTCCTTTAACAGGTGGACAAATGTATGGTTTCAACTATAACTCTGCTGTTTCAGGTCCTGTTTTATACCCAAGTTGTACAGTTTTTCCTCCTGAATTTAATGGCAATAGCGGTACATTTAACTGTTCAACCTCATTAAAGTATGTTGGTAATGTTACAGTGCCTGTCTATACACCCTCATGTTTTGAAAAGGGTAGCCTGAGTCATTTTGAAGATGCCTGTTACAACGGAAATTCTAATGATCAGTATTTTATGATGAGTGATAAAGCATCAAGCCTTTTCGCTAAAAGAACTTTAACAAGTGAAGAAAGACAAGTATTATGTGATATTGGTTACAGCGTTGGAGGAACTTTCGGTAATACCAGCAACTTTACCTTTAAAGATTATGGTGCAGCAACTTGTGCAGGAGTAACTATTGGTGGAGTTAATGATGGATTTTTAAATGGAGTTTATGCTTATCAAGGTAATACAGGCACAAATATTATAGTAGATGGAATATTAAATAATGATTATACCAGTGGCTTATCTTCAAACTTGAGTTTTGAGTTTGTACAGGATGTATATGATCCGGATGCAATTATATCAGGAATTACCCCTACTTCATTTACATTCAAATCTTATGTACCGGGTGTTCATGTATTGCGTTATGTACCATTTGACAATATTACCGGACACCGTGGGAACATTACGTATATTTATGTAAATGTTTTTAATAATTGTTTAAACTTTACTCAATCTGATTTGGTTAAGAATGGTAATTTTGAAGAACATAATTATGCTCCTAGCTATACAAGCCAGATTTATAAATCATGTGGATGGCAATGTACAAGTTATTTTCCTTCTCCAGATTATTTTAATTCAGATTCAACATATCCGTATGTAAGTATCCCTTCAAATATTTTTGGTACTCAGGCTGATAAAATACCTGGAAATCATGCTTATGCCGGTATGTATATCTCTCGAAACAGGCCCAATTTATTACAAAATGTTTATAGTGAATCTTTAAAAACCGAGCTAACCGGCTCTTTGCAGCCAAACACCAAATATCAATTGTCTTTTGATGTTTCGATTGCGGATAATCACCAGTTTAATGCCATTAAATTTCAAGCATTTATTACTGATACTAACTTAGAATTAACAACTGGAGGAATTATCCCAAATGCAAATATCACTTCGGATAAAGTCTTTTTAACAAATCCTAATTTTTCAGGTACTAGTTCGTTAACAGAATGGGAAACAATTACTTTTACATTTACAACAGGTAATAATCCTAATTTGAAATATCTTTATATTGGTGGATTAAATAATGTACAATTTCAAAATAATAATGGTCCGGATGTATATTATTTTATAGATAATGTCTCTCTGGTTCCTTTTTCACAACTTGGATTGTCGGAATCAAATTTTGAGAACGACGATGTTGAAATTTTTCCAAATCCAACCAATTCAATAGTCAATATTAAAAATTCAAAATCAAGTATAAAATCTATTGAACTTTATGATACAGCAGGAAGAATTTTGAAAGCAGAAAAAGTCAATAAAAAAGAAATTCAAATTGATATATCTAATTATCAGATTGGTACTTATTTAATTAAAATAATCACAAGCAACGGCGATGTTGTGAAAAAAATTATTAAGTATTAG
- the mce gene encoding methylmalonyl-CoA epimerase, whose translation MKLEHIGIAVKSLGVSDELFTKLLGKESYKKETVEREGVVTSFYETGESKIELLEASNPESPISKFIDKKGEGIHHLAFGVENILNEIERLKKEGFQFISEEPKEGADNKLVVFLHPKSTNGVLVELCQEKP comes from the coding sequence ATGAAATTAGAACATATCGGTATTGCGGTAAAATCTTTAGGAGTCTCTGATGAGCTTTTTACAAAACTTTTAGGAAAAGAATCGTACAAAAAAGAAACGGTAGAAAGAGAAGGCGTAGTGACTTCATTTTATGAAACAGGAGAAAGCAAAATTGAGCTTTTGGAAGCCAGTAATCCTGAAAGTCCAATTTCAAAATTCATCGATAAAAAAGGGGAAGGTATTCATCATTTGGCATTTGGTGTAGAAAATATCCTGAATGAAATAGAAAGATTAAAAAAAGAAGGATTTCAGTTTATCTCTGAAGAACCTAAAGAAGGTGCTGATAACAAATTAGTTGTCTTCTTACACCCGAAATCTACGAATGGTGTCCTGGTAGAACTTTGTCAAGAAAAGCCATAA
- the rbfA gene encoding 30S ribosome-binding factor RbfA, which translates to MESNRQRKVAQIIQEDFAELFRKQASESKQNFLVSVSDVKVTPDLGIAKIYLSIFPQEFRSSIMKEIEENKAQYRNFIGQKMAKQVRIIPQLSFYLDTTLDDVEKIERELRGEGDNPVL; encoded by the coding sequence ATGGAAAGCAACAGACAAAGAAAAGTAGCACAGATTATACAGGAAGATTTCGCAGAACTTTTCCGCAAACAGGCATCAGAAAGTAAACAGAATTTTCTGGTTTCCGTTTCGGATGTTAAAGTAACTCCCGATTTGGGAATTGCAAAAATCTATTTAAGTATTTTCCCTCAGGAATTTCGTTCTTCAATTATGAAAGAAATTGAAGAAAACAAGGCGCAATACAGAAACTTCATCGGTCAGAAAATGGCAAAACAAGTTCGTATTATTCCACAATTGAGCTTTTATCTAGATACTACGCTTGATGATGTAGAGAAAATCGAAAGAGAACTGAGAGGCGAAGGCGACAATCCTGTTTTATAG